TTGGTGTGCCGGGGAGGGCATTGCTGGGGCAAAGCTCGAGGCATTGGGAATCCCAGTGGTTTCACAAAACATTGGATATCCCAGCAGCATGCCTGAActgtgcacagagcacagatggagagaggagaggacaCTGTCTGGGTGAAGGGACATCTCCAAGCTTGCTCTGAAGCATCACCCCAAGCCAGGCCTGTCCCCCCAAAATGGAGAGGGGTGCTCACCTCATAGGGTGTCAGCAGTGGCTTGCTGAAGGCTTCTCCCCAGTCAATGGAGAGCCGGGGACAGGCTACCTGCACCCACCTGGAAGGGAAATGTCACAGTGGGGATGTGCCTTTTGGGAAGAACAAGCCACAGTGACACTGCCCAGCAGAACCCCAGATGGTCCTTCCTGTGCCAGCACCACCCTGGTAAGGACAGCCATGCCCCTTCGCTGCACAGTGACAGCAGCTCAGATGTGTCAGGGACAGCTTCAAGTGAGAATTGCACAGGGATAGGGCACCCTAAGGCCGGAGGGGTTCAGCAGCACTCACACATCCACCTCTGGGAAGAGCTTTAACTTGCTGGGGAAGATCTCAGACAGCAGCACCCGCACGTAGGGCCGGCCCAGGGCGCGGAGACGCAATTCCAGGTGCTGTGGGGGAAAAAGGCACCTGGCAGGGTTAGGGTCCCTCAGCAAGTCCCCCAAGCCCTGCCCACATCACCTTCCTGGCCATCATACTCTCTGTgggtcccagctctgccccacagcTGTGTTCCCTAAGCATAGGCCAGACTGTGGCCATGGCTCCGGCTTGCGCTCAGCTCTCCCCAGCACGTGCCTCAGCCTAATGAAGTAATTACTGCTCAATGACAACAATCTGTTCTCGTTAGCGGCTGCCTGCCCTGGGACACCCGCCTGTCatgggctggctgcagccagagctttcaggaggaggagaggggccAGAGATGTCCTTGTCCTCCAGAGCCGGCACTAACCACCCTCTGCCTCGACCATGCCCGTGTCCTGCCCGCTGtggaagagcagctgctgggaccTTGCTGTCCTGCTTTGCCCACTGGTCCCTACACTGCCTCAAATCTCACCTGTGGCTACCCCAGAATTTCTGGGTGTGGGCAGGGCCACCATGCTCAGAGGGCAGAACTGTGCTGTTCTGCTCCCCTCACCCAGCTGGGGTGCAGAAAGcgccagcacagcagctgagcagggatGCTGAACCCGATCGGAAGTTCATCCAATTAAGACAAACCCAGCCAATTAATTGCTGAGCTGTctgggcggggggggggggaggttcTCCAAGACTGGCCAGCTCTCCCCAGGAACGAGTTTAATGAGCCCTTGTCCAGCCTCCTTCATCTGCTGCTAATTGCCCGCGAAGACCGGAGCCAGTGGCCACTGATGGGTTCCCAGTGGTGCCACATCCACCCTCACATTGGCAGCGAGGACAGAGATGGTGCCATCTCTCACCAATCCTTCCCCACACCCAACAGCACCTTCTGGTGTCcagtggggacactggggagggggctggTACCTGTAGGATGCTGGGGGAGCCCTGACGTCCCAGCGTGCCCAGGATAATTCCCCAGCAGCGGGCACTGGTGGCAGTTCGGATGGCGTCCTGCCGGGCGCGGTGCATGCGCTCGTGGCTGTAGTGCTCCTGCGAGAACACTTTGCTGTAGGGATCGTACCTGCAAAGCACAGCCAGACTCACACGTGCTCCATCACCTGCCCTCCTCCCAGTGATGCCCATCCCTCATTAGCACTAATTGCCTCCCACAGCATCTGTCCTCCTGGCTTATGTAGGACCCAGCCGACTCGCTAGGGGACAAAGACAAGGATGGGGACAAGTGTCCCACCACAGCATCCCaacacccagcacagcctcGGCTCCGTGCTTGGCTTCATACTCAGCTCCCCCCCATTCTGGCTCATCAATTATGAAGAATTCTTTGATTTGTTGCTTTGTTTGACGAGGAGAATTTTAATCAAATCCCACTCGGGTTTCGGCAGCTTCACCAGCGCCATAAACCTGACGTGCGCCTCCCGTTCGTAACAAACGACCTACTAGGAAATTCAGATTCTGCCAAATGGGCCCAGCCTTTCACTCCTGATATTTCATCTGCTTTCAGCGGCCTCATCATCGCGCTTTATggcctctgcctgcagcagccgGGCTTTAATGGCTGCACCTCCACAAGCTTCCACAGGTACTTGTCAAAATGTTTATATTCAGCTGGAGTAAATGGCTGGTGTTCATCTCCTCCAAAGCACCTCCTCACCCATCCCATGGCCTCTCACctgcctgtgcctgctgctggcagctacAGCCCAGGGGTGTTGCTGGGGTGCACATGGGGACAGATGGGGTGCTCCCTGTCATGGGATTGGAGTGGGTGGCTGTACCTGTATGCAGGTATCCCTGGGTTGGCAATCATAATGGACTCCAGGTGGAAGCGCCCGTCGCCCAAATACCTGCcgagaggggagagagagctATGGCACTGGGAAACAGCAGCACCCCATCCATGTGTCCACTGGtttcccaaactgcagcacagtGGAGATGTCAAGAATCCAAGCTCCTGTTCTGgggcccaggagcagcaggcacagccagggttccctggcatggcagggctggagacACAGTCATGCTCGGAGCAAGGAGGTGTGCTCACACCAGCACAGggtggctgggagctgctccatcTCAATGGCTGGTTCTAGACGTTGCTGCTTCCATTTCTAATCGGATTTCCAGTCAGCAATTACATTTCAAAGCCTTTCATTCAGCTGCCCTAATGGAGTGAGGGCTTGGAAAATGAATTCAGACGTAAAACTTGACTAGATTTTGCCCTTAATTGGAGAATGACATTTTGGGAGATCAAAGCTAATTTGTCTGCAGAAGTTAGCCCCAGAGACggtgcaaagaagaaaataataacgCAGGGAGGACGCAGGTAAGGCTGAGTGCACCTGCATGGGTTGGTactgcactgctgctcctctgccagctcAAAAGGACCCACTCTCACCAATgcagtgccagcctggctgcccctgcctgctcctgatGTCCTTGGAGAAATGGAAATTGCTTCAGGATGAATCCAGAGCTTCCACTGACCCTTTGCCTAGCAGCCTGGAGCCCAGATCCCTGCATGGCCGTGCTTGGAAAGGCACTGGTGCTGTTGGCTCACAAAAAGGAGCTCAGCAGGACCCAAACCCACACCTGGgctccccagctccccccaAGGGTGGGGtccttgtatttatttattctgcagCACACTGTATTCACAGTACATTAAGCATTTCCATTACCTAAAATAATTAGGTGATAGGAAGCGAAGTGCTCCCTCTAATTTGCTGtccttaaataaaattaatgttgcTGTGATGTTGGGCCCTGGCCATTTGTCTTTTCCAATTATCCACCCGCCCTTCCATCTATTATCTATTCTGATATACGACTCAATTATTTCCTCTGTGCTACAAGCACACGCCACTTAAAGCAGCATGAGGAGCAGAAGGGGACCCATCCCAGCCTGCGGATGTCCCTCACCACCCCTCAAAACTGCACAAAACCAGGCAGGGCGTGCAGGAAGGATGGCAAGCCTGGACCAGGCAGGAGGGTGCTGAAGGAGCCCGGGTACTTACACAATGGCATCCGTGTCCTGAGCAAGCCGGGGTGACGTACAGCCCAGGATCTCTCCTGGGGACAGTGGCTTACACTGGGGCACACACACCTTGTACTGGGAGCGCAGCTCCTGTGACACTGCCTGTGGGAGATGTGGGATCAGCAAGGACAGGCCGTGGCACAAAGGGTGGTTGAGGACCTCTGGGGACACCCCAGCCCTGGTAATCCCAGCTGTTGTGACCCAGCCCGCTCGGGGGGGGGCACCAGGAACAGCCCCCGCACAGGCGGGATGCTCATCGAGGCTCAACCACCATCGTATCAATTAAAAGACAAGGGAAAAGGCTTAACGCTTGGATAGCCCCGTGTTTTGATAGACACGGCTCAAGAGGCTCATTCATCTCCTCCAGTCCTGCCCAGCCGGCCCTTCAggggcagacagacagacccGCCGGAGCTTTCCCGGCCGCTGCCGGCACTGCATCAAAATGCCAAGTGCTCCACCGCCTGCCCTGAcatttccagagcagctcccgggggagctggggaggggtgCCGCCATGAAACATTGATCAGAGTTATTATAAAGTACTTGATCAACATTATGGCAGCAGCACGTTATTGCAGAGACTCGTCAGAGGAGAACCAGCTCCACCAGCACCCCGGGGCAGCTGCTCCTACTGTGGGGCTGGGACGGGGAAGGGCTGAGCCAGAGGAAAACTCAGGGGGAGACAACAGCCAGGGATTCCCACCTCACCTGCACCGTGGAGACGAACTGGATGGTGCTGACCAGGGCCAGGGAGGTGCCCGCTGCGAAGTTGAAGCGAATGGTCTCAAGAAAATGGGATGCATCGATCTTTATGTCCACAAACACATAGAGCATCTTCAGCCCCTGTGTGGAGTCGATGGGAACTGGTGATGGGAAGAGACAGGGTCTGAGTGCAGGGCACGCCCCGGGTTCCAGCAAGCCCCAGGTtgttgctgcctgcagctgggggATAAAGCATGTTGgtggggctccctgtgccccaaaCTGCCCTGGCATAGGCAGGGTGGGCTGTGCCacccctctgcctgtgctggcacCCAGGACAGGGGGTGCAGATGGGAGCCACAGAGAGCACCCGCTCGTTTCTCCCCAGATAATGACAGCCTGGGGAATCAATGAACACAAATCTAATTACCCCTGGTGCTAAGAAGCCTTTGTCACCACGATTAAGTGAATAATTAAAGTACACAGAGTCCACATCGATCCGCAGCTCCGTGTTCACTTCCCATTTTGGTGCTCTTAGCCTGATAACAATTAAGTGCAAATTACTCCCTCCTGCGGGGCacgtggggctgggagggagcaggaagcATCTGTGTACCTCACCATTGGCTACCCTGGTGACAGGACCACCGTGGGCAGCTCAAAAGGAGCCCAGCATCCTCACAGCAGCCCGTGGGTAACCCAGGGTGGCCTGTGACCCACTCAACTCCGCCCTGTGACCCATCCAACACAGAGCAGGCAAGGGTGACAAGGCCACAGGCAGCAGATGGCAGCTGGGCTGGTGACAGtcagcctggcagtgcctgcctgtccctgcagggagcagcttcagctgaTGTGAGTCCCAttccccagagcagcctgaTGGATATAgccccttcctccccttcctgcTGTTCATTCATGAGCAGCAGGCTACAAACCAGGAGTTTTATACTCCCTGTTCCAGGGGTGCCCATAACCCTCCTTCTGTAACAAAGCACCTAGCACACATATTTATCACCACGAACGCTCACACCGCCCTGGCTTTCAGGACAGAGTTCTCAACTGCAGAGTCAGTATTTCATACAGAGTCTGATGCAATTCTTCAAACCCGTTTATAGGGCCCCATAAACGTCCAGGAGGGCTGCCAGGTGCTGGGAgcgtggcagcagcagggattcACACACCTCCTACTCACTATGGCAATTCTGCAGATCCACCTTAAAACCCAGAGCGTCTTATTGTTATTTTTGGGCTGATTCCATCCTGGGTGGACTTCAAAGTTAGCAGCATCTGGGACAGCAGCGCAGTTTCCATGGCAACTGGATCCAGAGTACTGTCCGCCTGGGGAGCAcacagcctcctcctcccttccccgcCCAGCCTGCACTGTACCCACAAAGCTGCCTTTCCCAGTCCCGGGGCAAGCGGGACCCCCAGGCCCTCACTCTCCTCTGCCATCATTCCCTTCCTCATCACTCCACAGAGGCCAGGTGGGGGCAAGAGCAGCCTCATCCCcgctggcagctcctgggacaGCGGGGTCTTGCCAAGCCACGGCcttgctgctctgctcttgggGACAAGGCTGGATCCGTGCGCTGCTGCAGCAGCCGAGCAGGATGAGCACGCCCTGCTGCACCCAAAATCCTGCCTGTGAGCAACCACCCAGCCAGCCTGGCCCCTGCCAAAgccagcagctgaagctggagaaCAGAAAGCCCTTTGGGAAGGGATTAGCCTTTGGCACTAAGTCTCCGAGCTGGTCAAGAGGGGTGTGGAGTTACTTGGTGTGGCACGGTGTCAGTGGCATAGCCTCCACAGTGCCACACACGGCCACCCCAGCAGCACCCCAGGACTCAGTGACACCTACTTAGGCAACTGTGTCCATAGTGCACCATGAAGTCAGCGCCCAGGGCCCGGGCCGTGTAGTCGTCCACGCAGCAGGCACCGTAGGTCACGTCCCCCATCACCACCGCCTCTGCATCCGTGAATCTGTGGGAAGGCACAACACTGAGGGTCACGGCTGCATCACCACAGCCCAGGTTCTGCCCCCCAGCCCCGTGGCATGTCACTATGGGGGGACCCCGCGCTGCCACCGAGCCACGCGCCAAAGAGAACAAGCACTGGCTACTCTCCGAGATGTCAACATGATTAAGCTGGAGAGCGGTAATCCGCCTCTTCAATTGGGTAAAGCTGTTTGCAATTCAGCGGATTATCCACTCATCAAACAATACGCTGCCAGATTCCTAATGctccagcagggagagcagcagagggagaCCCGGCACAGCGTGGTGCCACTGCTTccaccagccagccctggggactGGAGACACCAGGATGGGCAGAACAGCTGTCCTGGCATCCCTTGCGGTGACAACCAAGCCACCATCACCCCATGCCTGGGCACTGTGTGAGCCGGTGAATCCAATCTGCACCTGGCTGTGTCACCCCTGGATGCCAGTTTGGCCAAGCTGAGTGACCTCCGGAAGAGCTGGTGCTTAAATGGCACTTGGCGAGGGAAAGCACCTAAGCACCACTGGTGCCATCCCCTACCTCCACTGCTTCGGTCCAAACCCACCTGGCACCTGCCAGCCTGCGGGTGAAGGGGCACacaccagcactgagcagcaAAACCAGGGCTCTGGCATGATTCAGAGGCACCATCTTTGTGGGTATTTATTGCACCATTTTGGGGGATTATTAGCTTGGCTGCCTTCCCAGGGAGCCgccacagcagcaggatgagagCAGGTATCGCGATGACAAAGCCCCGTGCCTGGAGGGGCTGCTTAAACCAGATGCTAATTCCTTATTTACTGGAGGCCCGCTACCAGTGGGGTCccccctgctgctggcacagggcaccagggagggaggggaccCTGGCACAGCGTCACCCCCTGCAGCACCCATCACTGGCTGGGGGCCAGGGTCCCGCACTCCCGCCAAGCACCAGGCAGGGAATGTTATGTCGGTGGCAAGAATAGAAAtggtgggcagagctgggcagatgGCAGAAGGTGGAGAAATGGCGGAGCGTGCTGAATATTAACAGCTCCGGCCCATCCGTCAGCGCCCggggagagggacaggggagCAGCAATGCTGGAGCATCCTCGAGGAGGGGGCACAGCCATCCACACCTCCCCAGTCCAGGCTGGGCAGCTCCCACTCCACAAGGGCTGGGGATGCAGCTGGGGAGCGTCAGAAGATGGGCTGGATCTTGCCAGCACTGAAATCGTGCGTTTCCTCGTGGCCAGCACGGCCTGGATGGGAGGATGGCTCCTCCACTGCCCACATGGTCATGCCGTGGGCCTGGGGGCTGCCAGTGAAGGTTCGAGAAGGCTCTTCCCACCCTTCcgagcccccagccccctcctctAATGAGAGGTGATGAGATGAACATGAATCAGACTCCACACATCTCAGCAAAAGTGGAAAATTATTCAGCTCCTTAAGATTCAGGATGGGGAGGTCTGACTCAGAGCGGCAGCCAGCGCCGCTTAATTTTTTATAGATTAAAATGTATGCAAATTGGCCCAAACCCCAGAGAAAGTCCCTGGGGGTGAAGAGCAAGAAAGTGAAATAGCAACGGTGGAAGGAGGAGGGCAGAGGTGCCCGTGGCCCTGCCCGGTGTGcggggctgcagctgggcagggagacATGAGGCTGAGCCCTGTGCTGGCCATGGGCAAGATTCCTTCTCTGGCTGCGGGGTGTGGAGTCACAGGTGAGCAAAGTGGCCACAGGATGGTGCCTGGTGAGGAGGGAACCCATGGGGCTGGTAAGGCCAGGAGCCtggtggtgctgcaggaggagctccAGGATGGCACACACCAGGAtcacctgctctggctgggctGGACAATCGAGCGGAGCCGTAATCATCTCCCAAGACAAATCAAAGGCAGGCACCAGAGCCTCCCCTTGATGTTTTAATCAGTTCGGTGTCGCCAGAGTCTTTCATCAAACTACAGAGGAAGGAAATGTCAATTAGCAGCCACCTGCCTCTAACGAGGGCTGGGAAGCCACTCGCCAACCAGCCTGGACCAGGACGTGGGCAAGGGGCAGCCACGGCAGCATCCTTGTCAGTGTTTTGTGTCCCTGAAAGTTGTCACAACCACGCATGGGTCCCAGCATCGTGCTGACAGGGATGTCCCCACCCAGCGCTGAGACGCTCATTACAGCTGGGAGCTCATGAATATTGAACACGTGGGGAGGTTATTCATCTTTTACATCCCGCAAACCCCGGCTCATTCTGAAAAACCGCCTGGCCTTAGCATTTTTCTCATCTCCCCCTAATTCATTATCTGCTCCTTTAAACAGATggctcccaaaatcccatttataaAGCACTATGCTCAGCACTGGCAGGATGTGCTCCAGGGCCAGGTCCCGGCCCCAATCCCGGCTGGGACCCCCAGGCCCTCACAGCCCTGCTTCCCCAGGGAAGGATGGAGGCAGCAGCAATCCAGGGACAAGTTTTGGGGCTGAAAACGCTGGGtcagacacatgcacacatggGGCCTGCATGTCTCCAAGCATGGGATAGCCAGTTCCTGccacctgagcacaggcacttggctggagcagccctgatTTATCCCAGCCCCTCGAAAAATGAATGAGAGCatttgctgctggcaggagctcGAGGTCCCTTGGCAGTGTGTGAATGATACAGTGCTGGTCCTCAAGCCAtgaggcagagctgctttccctggCAGGGACAAGTCCTCAGCCCCTGTGTGTCCACTAGCCCTTGATGGGGAAGGGATTGAGGGGACTGGGCTGAGAGTGGCCAGTCCTGGCACCCCTATGCTATGGGATGGAGCCAGCAGTGGGATGCCAGGGTCCCTGCATGTTGTGCTGAGAACAGGGACACACACGGTGGTGCAGACTGCCCCTTGCCTCACAGCCACCTGCCTCACCTGCATGTGGCCCTTCAAATACCCCACAACCACCCCATAATCACCCCACAAACTCCACCCCCATTGCCTGCCCTCTGCCCAAGCCCAGGAcacctgtgtgtgctgctgccctgggctgtggggccTGAGtccagccctggctgagaaCAGTGCACTTATTAATTAGCAGAGAAGCCCATCACCAAGCCCCATTACCAGACTCCCAACTTCATTAGCACAGGAAGGCTGCAcgtaattaaaataatgagttTGCAATTTTATTGCAATTGGTGCTGGAAGAGCCCGGCTGCAGCTGGGCAATGATGGGGCCTCACAGAGCTTTTGCATGCGGGGCACGATGAGGTtggtgtccccacagcccctcaggAGGAACCATCTCCAGCTGGGTCGCCCCCCCCTAAGGGGACTTCCCACTCTGTCCTCATCGTAGGAGACAGGGAAAATACCACCTCTCAAGGGGCATATTCCAGGGCACCCCAGGTTTGCTGGTCCCATAGCagcaaataaaacccaaaataagACAAACCAAAGACCAGTGCACATTGGTTGTAAAGCCACCATGACCATCCTGTGTCTGGATGGTGACACCACATCTGTGCTGGcacatcccagccctggaaggTTATAGAAGGTTATAACCCTGGAAGCCTTATAGACCCCACACATTCCTCCCAGCCCaatcccctggcacagccaccacGCGGGTAGAAGGTTTTGAACATCTCCAGTGAAGTGAGAACTTCATTCCTCCTAATGATGCTGTTGTGTGCTTAATGACAGTGATTAAATTCCCTTGCTCAGCATGCACCTGATGCCAGCACTTCCAGGTTGTGTTTAAAAGGAtgaggggagaagggaaggcagcGCTGACCAGCAGAGCTACAGCACTATGCAGCTGAGGCCAGATCCTGATCTGTGTTAGTGTGCCAGGGTGGCCTTTTGGGACCTCCTGGTGATGCTGCCAGCTTCATCACAGCATTCAGTGCCACACTGCCCAGTGCCACATG
The sequence above is drawn from the Cinclus cinclus chromosome 22, bCinCin1.1, whole genome shotgun sequence genome and encodes:
- the DPH1 gene encoding 2-(3-amino-3-carboxypropyl)histidine synthase subunit 1, which gives rise to MAAPVRVGSAAPVPARARARHVAQQIPEEILGNAELREAAEALPPNYNFEIPKTIWRIRQAQARKVALQMPEGLLMFACTIADIIERFTDAEAVVMGDVTYGACCVDDYTARALGADFMVHYGHSCLIPIDSTQGLKMLYVFVDIKIDASHFLETIRFNFAAGTSLALVSTIQFVSTVQAVSQELRSQYKVCVPQCKPLSPGEILGCTSPRLAQDTDAIVYLGDGRFHLESIMIANPGIPAYRYDPYSKVFSQEHYSHERMHRARQDAIRTATSARCWGIILGTLGRQGSPSILQHLELRLRALGRPYVRVLLSEIFPSKLKLFPEVDVWVQVACPRLSIDWGEAFSKPLLTPYEAAVALQDIEWQQPYPMDFYASQSLGPWTVNHGGTQPPRRGRPAQGNPLVSPALPEGGEQPSTGDTAAS